The segment GTTATGTGAAATGAGGCACACCTAACTACTTATTTGTTCATTAGACCTTTTCCCTAATTCTCGTTCAGCATAAGCAGATGGGAGTATGCGCAGCAGGACTCATGAGATAAAAATGTCACTGGATTTGGTAATTAGAAAGTTTTGATGATTTGAGAAGAGTGGTTTCTGCATTAGGCAGGGATGGGGCAGAGAAATGCAGCCTTGAAGGCAGAACCACAGATGGCTTCGTTTTGCCTTGAAGAAAGGTTAGGGGTGGAGAAATCAAGGGGAAAGAGTGAAAGTAAAGGTAAATGATTCTTTTCCAGAAGGTTGAATGAGACAGGAAGGAGAGTGGAGAAGATAGAAggttaagagatttttttttttttcatggtcagTAGCCAAGTGCTTCTTTTCCAGGGGTGCTGGTATTGCCAATTCCTAAATATTTCAAATGTCTTGTGTTATAAAATCTGGGTTGCTTCTTGGCTTTCCCCACACTTAAGTGCTTAGGATTCTACTTTTGGGGGCTAAGTTCCTGTTCATGTATCTTATTtcaatatttgtgtatgtgtgtgtgtgcacgcatgcgctTAAGGGTTtataacttaaaagaaaaaattttctttttaggcATATTACAGAATTTTAGGAGGTTGCAGACTTAAATGCTTGTTCCAGTTTTCCATCTCCTCATCAGCACTTGtcgtttcttttcctttcctgtctttctccatctccatTATGGTCATCCTAGTGAGATATCATCCtagtgaagtggtatctcactgtgattttggtttgtatttccctaatgactaataatgttgagcatcttttcatgtgcattttggccatttgtatgtcttctttggacaaatgtctacTGGGTCacttaaccttttaaaaatgtaaatgttcttttaatatttcataatCAAAACACTTCCAAACTGTGCATTAGTGGATACTCTCTTTCCCTGTGTTGGCAGTGATGCGGAAGGCCTTTTAATAAAGCCGCTACGGAAATAGGTTAAAGCTCAAAGATCCCTTGGCGGCCAGGTCGTATTAAATTGCCCACAATGTTGGCTCAAAGTAAATACAATGGAGAAATTCAAGTAAGGAATAAAGGAAATTAGTTGTATCATTAAGAACTTTTAAACATaaacctaaatggaaaaaaaaaaggggggctcTGGAAAAGAGGGTAGTTTATAGACACAGGGGTTTCCCTAATacacttattttttcatttaccaAATTCTTTTATTCCTTGAACTGGAAGTAGAATCTtgagatatttaaataatatggCTTGTGTCTGGCTCCTTTCCTGTCTTTCTTATCTTGCCCTAACTTTCCCACTTGGTCACCTGTGCATCAAGCAGCGTAAAGATAACAACTTGATTTACTGGTAGATATTACCCGACTATTGTTGGTGTTCCAGAGACCGTGCtctactctttcattttttttattattgtgaaATTGACAGTGTGGTTGTAATTTTACTCCACCGGCATTTTCTCAGGCTTGTTTATACTGATGACTACATAAAGATCTAACTGATTTAAGAAAGACCGTTCTTGATGGATGGGTCCCAGGACTTACTTGCTAGCCTAGTTTTTCTTTGCACCTTCCAATCaattattctgaatatttttcttcatgtCATTGTAGCCACTTCCTGAGAAGTTTGTGGTGAAAGGTGTCGTGGATCGATTTTCAGAAGAGTTTGTGGAGACCAGAAGAAAAGCTTTGGATAAATTCCTGAAAAGAATTACAGATCACCCTGTGCTGTCCTTCAATGAACACTTTAATGTTTTCCTTACGGCCAAGGTAAGGCAGACTCTTTCATACTCCTCCCCCAAATTAGCATTCTTTCTACTCCCCCTTAAAAGGTGTTCTGACCTCTCCAAGGCACACCCGTAGTTAGTGGGTGGTATAGAATTGCTCTGGGTTTGAGTCTTTAGTGTTTTTTCTTGGTGCTCATCTGCCCTGGCATGGTTTCCGTGTTAGAGTTCAGGAGAAATATCCCCCTGCAGCAGCTAAGGAAGTTAGACTATTTTCACTTgccaaaagcagagatgtttccTGAACACTTACCAGCGATGTTACCGGACGAGGCCATTCTGATCAACAGTGGGCATGAAAGGGTGAGAATGTTCATTGAGTGTTTGGTAAGGACATTTTCACAGGAACTTCGTGAGTGTTGACTCAGAGTCTCATTTCACGGGTGAGGAGACTGAAGCTCAGGGCGTGTGTACGAGTTCAGCTGGCATCACTGGGATGTaaactgggtctttgtggctccTGAGGCCACAGTTTTCCTGGGTATCGGACCACCTGACCAAGAGGAGTTTAgcattacttcagttcagttcagtcgctcagtcgtgtccgactctttgcaaacccatgaactgcagtatgccaggcctccctgtccatcaccaactcccagagtccacccaaacccatgtccattgagtcggtgatgccatccaaccatctcatcctctgtcgtccccttttcctcctgccctcaatctttcccagcatcagtgtcttttccaatgagtcagctcttcacatcaggtggccaaagtattggagtttcagcttcagcatccatccttccaatgaatatagcATTACTTATCTGCAGCCAAGTTCCTAGCAGGTGGGCATTTTCCAGGCACTTGCCAGGGATAGAGTTAGGACAAACACAGGTGCTGGATTCTACATAGTCAGACTCAAGTTGGCCATCTCcccttcagtaaatttaagaaaattgaaatcattgtCACACATCATTGAAATCATAACAGGCATCTTTTCTGGCTACaatactatgagactagatatcaattatagggggaaaaaaagctgtaaaaaacataaacacatggagattaaacaatacatttctaaataacgaaaaggttactgaagaaataaaaagggaaataaaaaaattcctgGAAACAAATGACCACGGGAACATGACAGCCCCAAACCTGTGGGCTGCAGCAGACTCCAGGTGGCCACCCCCGGACTAGTCTCGGGACTCCCCTGTTGGCAGAACTGGTCCAGAACCCGAAGTGCTCAACTCTGACCATTTGCAGAAGTGAGAGCTCGTGTTCAGACCCTCGTGCCAGCTGCCTTCCACCCCCCATCCGTTTACGCTCATGCCTCCTAGTCTCACATTCAGGCCATAGGTAATTCCTCCCGCATCGGCGAGGATGCTGAGGTCCAGGgactttccagttttctttttcaaaatctcaAATTGAGAAATATTTACCAACAGCGTCACCTGACATAAAGACCTTAGAGGGAATGCTATTCTCCAGACAGTGAGGACCACATGCCAAAGTCCGCCGGtgttgtggtttcttttttttttttttctttttcccaaatctTAGTTGGCACTCAGCCTCCTGGATGACATTCttatttatcttctcttttcCCTGGAAGCCTTCCCTCCACAGTTCAAacttgtgttctttttaaaaaatgagtatttcCTGGTGAACTGCTCCTCAGGCACAGTTCTTCCAGAGTAAACACAAAGTGAAGTCCCCCTTGTTCTCCAGAAGTACAATACACCGTTTCACCCAGATTGCAGGTTCTTCATCCAGGCAAGCTTTCaagtttcatcatttttattgaataaagggacaaagcaggagaaagctTGGACCCCTGGTCACTAGGAATTTGTGTGAAAAATAAGgaggaaggtttttttttgtatgtgtggtTTTTATTTGTGGGCCAAGCAAGATGAAATGATGTTTAAAATGTCTTCAGTTTTGTTATTGAAGAAGAACACATGTCCAGAAAAGTACGCCAATCATAGCTCAATAAGTGATCAGCAAATGAACACACCTTTGTGATCACTACCTGTATCAAGACAGAAAATCTTCAGCACCCTGGAAGCCCCTGCTCCCAATCACTCCCGCCCTCTTCCTCCCTAGAATAAACACTGGCCCGATTTCTAGCATCGCAGAGCACTGATGGGTTTTGTTGCACGGCCTTTCCTGTCACTGCGTCCTGCCTCCCACCCTCTACTTCCCTTATGTGGCTTCGGTTgggtataaatgaatgaatctcaGGTCTTGAATTTTGCTCCTAAAGACAATTTAGGATAttttgtacaggagaaagggactCTTTAAAAAAGTTGTGATTAAAGGAACATGTGCAGGGTCAGTGTTCCTTATTGGAAAGGAAGGAGTCCAGCTCTGGAGAAAGAGACCTGGTGTGCAGGTGCAGGGGTGTGAGCGTGGTGGCCGCGATGACACAGGGGAGGAGAcgtggtgtgtctgtgtgtgtgtggttagcgCCTTACCTAACTCAGctacttttcttttgctttttgaataataaaaaaagtatatttatttggctttgttgCGTCTTAGTTGTACTGCAGCATACAGgagcttagttccccagccagggattgaacccacctctcctgcatcacAAGGTGGActtttaaccaccagaccaccagggaagtccccagtcccTTATTTTCAGAGTCCTCCATTTCCTAAAGGAATTGGCTTACCCAATCCTGGCTGTGTGAATGGGTGAGCCCTTTGAGTCTGTCTCTTCGTGTGTCATCCTTAGGACCTGAACGCCCACAAGAAGCAAGGGATTGCATTGCTGACTCGAGTGGGTGAGTCAGTCAAGCATGTCGCTGGCGGCTACAAGCTGAGAAATCGGCCTCTTGAATTCGCAGCCATCGGCGAGTACTTAGACACGTTTGCGCTCAAGCTGGGAACCATCGATCGAATAGCCCAGCGGATCATCAAGGAAGAAATAGGTGAGCTCTGTATCAAGGTCTGGATCAGGCCCGCGAACCACGTTTGCGGAAATGGCACTCGTGTGCCAGGCAGAACCAAACTGCTGAACCAGGGCAGTGGCAGCACCAGGCGACACTACGCCCATAAAACCAACGCACATGCATGTACATACGCCCATAAAACCAACGCACGCGCGTGTACATACGCCCATAAAACCAACGCACGCGCGTGTACATACGCCCATAAAACAAACGCACATGCGTGTATATACACAGGGTGGGGGAGGTAGTTAAGACCAGAGGGACTTTTGGACTCCATCCCTGGCCCTGCATTTCATCCTGTGTTTGATTTCCCCACGGCAAACAGCCACTCTGAGCTGCTGGGCTTTTCTAGTTTTATCTCTCTCTCGACTTCCCTTCTTCCATCGCCAGAGGGTGATATGGTTGGATGCCATCCTCTCTCTCATCTATAGGGacgatcatttaaaaattaaacttgagTATCTTTTCTGGCAGAAAGGCGGTTCAGAAGGACAGCCTGTGTTTGCCAAAGTTCTGATCCTAAGGAGGTCTCAGACTTGAAATTGACTCACCTGCCTCGCCTTGGCTTCATTTCAAGCCCACTCTTCCTGAGAGTTATGAGACCTTTCTTTAACCTTCCTGGTTGCTGCCACTGCTTCATCCCCACCCATCTCTTGGCCACTTGCTTTTCTGTATCCCAGAATGTGGGGGCCTTTTGTCTTCTTACACACGTGTAGGCCAAACACACGTGAACAGTATTAGTGATCACGCTGGCATGTGATGTGAAACGTAGGAAAGGATTCCCCGGTagctgcagtccattggttacTAAAAAAtggcagcaacaacaacaaaaaaaaaatggcagcaaCATTTTATTGTAATGGCCAGAATCCTGGTGAAAATTGATGGCCAGCTTTTCTTTGTGAGGAGAAATGAAACAACATTTTCCCCTGTTCTGAGTTTTAATTCTCCTTTACCTGCTGCTGGTCTTATGTGGGCCTGCAGGTTTTAGAGATGGCTTTAGGTACCATCCACACCTAAAGATCATTTGGGGTAAATTCTGATGGGCCCAAGGTGTTGGTGTGAGCCCTGAGTGAGAAAGCAAGTCTGCCTATGTAAGACCACACTTTCTTATATCAAGTATTTCCTAAAATTCCATTGTTTTTCCCTcatgactgattttctttttttttttttttttccttttgaaaacatCCCCCTAAACCTATATGAAACTCTGCTTCCATGGCCTGTCAAAATATTGCTTCACTGTAGCGGTAGGTGAGTAGGTTTTTGGGAAGATGTTTAGTGGATGTCACTCCCAGCACTTTCCCCCCGAAGGCATAGTGGCTCCCATTATCCAAAGGCATGACATTTCCATTATGGAGTGGAGTTGATTGATGTTACGATGTTAGCTGTAACATTAGCTTACAGAGATTGTAAAAAATGTTCTGTTACCATCAGTGTTGTGTTTAAAGGGAAGCATGCTCAGAGAGCTCTTTGCTGCAATAGTTACTGAGTCAGTAATACCAGTGATTGCTGCCCAGCCAGATCTCAACTGGtttctcactcactcagtcgtgtctgactctttgcgaccccatggactgcagcatgccaagcctccttgtccatcaccaactcctagagtttacccaaactcatgtctattgagtcggtgatgccatccaaccatctcatcctctgtcgtccccttctcctgccttcaatctttcccagcatcagggtcttttcaaatgagtcagctcttcatatcaggtggccagagtattggagtttcagcttcaacatcagtccttccaatgaacacccaggactgatctcctttaggatggactggttggatctccttgcagtccaaggggctctcaagagtcttctccaacaccacagttcaaaagcatcaattctttagcactcagctttttttatagtccaactctcatatccatacatgactactggaaaaaccatagccttgactagacggacctttgttgacgaagtaatgtctctgctttttaatatgctgtctaggttggtcataactttccttccaagaagcaagtgtcttttaatttcatggctgcaatcaccatctgcagtgaccttggagcccaaaaaaataaagtcagccactgtttctattgtttccccatctatttgccatgaagtgatgggaccagatgccatgatcttagttttctgaatattgagctttaagccaactttttcactctcctctttcactctcatcaagaggctctttagttcctcttcactttctgccataagggtggtgtcatctgcatatctgaggttattgatatttctcccggcaatcttgattccagcttgtgcttcttccagcccagtgtttctcataatgtactctgcatataatttaaataaatggggtgacaatacacagccttgacgtactccttttcctatttggaaccagtgtgttgttccatgtccagttctaactgttgcttcctgacctgcatacaggtttctcaagaagcaggtgaggtggtctgatattcccatctcttgaagaattttccacagtttattgcccAGCCAGATCTCAACTGGTTTCTCTTCCCCTTTTAGAGTACCTTGTAGAACTGAGAGAATACGGGCCCGTGTACTCCACGTGGAGCGCCTTAGAGGGGGAGCTAGCCGAGCCCCTGGAGGGTGTGTCAGCCTGCATCGGCAACTGCTCTACAGCCTTGGAGGAACTGACCGATGACATGACGGAGGACTTTCTACCTGTGCTCAGGGAATATATTTTATACTCTGACTCCATGAAGGTGAGCTGGCTCCCTCCTTGTGCACCTAGGTACTTTCTTTGTTGTCATTAACCAGTAACTAAGTGGTTATTGCCAATTTGCTTgtggtattgggcttccctggtggctcagctggtatagaatctgtctgcaatgtggtagacctgggttcgatccctgggttggaaagattccctggcgaagggaacagctacccactccagtattctggcctggagaattccacggactgtatagtccacgaagttgcaaagagtcagacatgattgagcgaccttcacttcacttcatttaggTTTCCTTCTTTCTAGATGGGCAGGATCAGATGTGTGGACTGACCTCTTTCTTGAACATGTAAAAAGAACACATGGTGAATCCAAGTAtgtgaattaaatgaaaaaaaaaaaagaagaaagtttggAAGAGATTCTTACTAGAATCTTAGAGGGGGAGCTAGCTAGAGTTCTCTGAGAGTTTGAGATATAACATCTGATTAAGAACAGTATGTTGTGGGAAAAGAACAATTGAATAATAATTAGAGCTCTTTGAAGTTAAAGTGTGATtgctaaaataaaattgaagagcaCAGTTGGAAAATGAGGCTGAGGAAATCTTGGAAAGTATTGTAAAACAAACTTAAAATGTAGTTGGAAAGTagaacaaaaatgcaaaaatactgaaaatgtgaaagaaaggTTCAGCATCTGACTAATAAGAGTTCCTGAttgaaagaacagagaaaactgagaaaggaaaattatgaaagaagcaATACAAGAAAGTTTCCCTAAACCAAAGGGTATAAGTCTTTAGATTAAAAGGACAGGTTGATTACCCAGCAAAAGGACTGGACAGAAAACCAACCCAAAGCATATCATTGTAAAATTTTAGGACAGAAGTGATAAAATTCAGGTACAGGATCAAATGCTTTAATGTCTGCATTAGAAACTGCCCCAGCCTGCACTTAGACCAGTTGGAGAGTGTAGCTGCGGGGGACTCCTATGCTGGGGAGCAAGGTTTATCTTGGCTCACTGgctcatttttacagatgaagaagcagagGCTCACGGGTGGACCTTTTCTCTGCTCCACGGTCCCAGTTCTAATGAGCAGCCACCTTATATTCGTGTCTTTACTGTTGGCGAGAGAAACTGGATCCGTTCCTGCTTTTCAAGGCTGCGGTGCACACTGTCTGTGTTTAAGTGTCGTCGTGGCACGGCACGTTCTGTGCCcttcagaggcagagagaaagcaCAGGAAACAGGCCCTAGGAGGCCACGTGGAACTGATGGATCATGTTCAGGGGACAGTGAAGACAGCTTGTGCTGGATTGGTGGTTGAAGATGTGTGTTTCCAAGAACACTGTGGAGTGAACAGAGCTTGAGAGAGAAGGGTACCAAAGTTACCCTCAGGCCCAGGACTCAAACACGCTATAGACATCTGCAGGTGAGCCCCTTATATGGGCTCACATTCTATACACAGCgtgtatataaaatatgattATGAGAGTGATGGGCTGGGAGAGAGAACACGTTAGAGTCTTTAGCAAAGTTCTAGCAGTGCTTTTTGAGCGCTGGTGTCATTATGACCAGGCCAGGAGTTGGAGAAGCTTTATTTAAGAAAGTTAGGGAAGGGCCCTATACTTCATATCTCACACTGCCTTATTCATGGAAGGTAGTCGGTGAATATTTAATTGAAGCTGACAGTGTGGTGCAGTTTGGAATGTTTACAGATATATAACTATTGTATGACACCtatcttgttatttttaataacttgtaGTAGGTTTATCTACAAGTCAAAGAGCATGCTTATCTCAGAGGTACTGGTGATGACTAGTGAGATGAGAGTCAGAGGAGAGAGTGATAAGGTAAAGGCCAAAGTGAGTGGAGCCAGTTGAGCAAGGGAGTGGGTGGCAGGTGGGGAGTTCAGATAAGTAAAGGAtaagatatgaggagatacacgGTAGTATCTTAAAGGTCACAGTCGGTAAGTCTGGATTTTGTTCTTAGGAATAAAAGACAAGCCATTTGGTTTCATGCAGGGAAATGACAGGCTATGGTTTGCACTTTTAAGAAGACAGTTAGTGCTATAATAATGAAGAATGGATTGTGGAGAGAAAGGGtcggggagagggagagagaaagagataaaggTCCAGAGACCATCAGCAAACTGTTGCAGGGAGCTGAGTAGCAGATAACTGAGTCGTAGAGCTTGGGGAAGTGAGCAGACTTGGGGTGTATTTTGTGTGCAGGGCCAGCTAGACTTGCGGCTCTGTTAATGTGAAGTGAGAAATTAGGGAATCGAGGATGACTCCTGCGTTTTGGGCTTCAGCAACTGTGTTGATAGTGGTCCTGTTTAGTGAGGTGGGGAAGTTAGGAGAAGAACAGTTGGGAATCAAGTTGTTTTGGCcatactgagtttttaaaaagtgcctaTTAGACATTAAAGTAGAGCTGCCATGGCAGCTGGTTATGAGTTCAGAAGGAATAGGCATTTGGGAGTCATTTGTTTATAGATGGCATTTAAATCTATGAGAGTTGGGGCGATCATCTGGTGAGATGAGACTGAGGCAAATAGTCCAGGGCTGTTCCTTGTATCTTCCAGTATTCAGCGGTCTAGCACCTAATTAGGGGGATGGACAAGTAGGAGGAAGGAGCCTGAGAAGGAATGGTCGGTGTAATACGAGAAAGAGTAGAGGAGGACCTTAGTGAAGCCAAGAGAAACAACTGTTAGAAAGAGCATGATAAGCAGTGACCATATGAATTAATAATGTGGACGTCACTGCTAATCGTGATTCGAGGTGTAAGATGTAGCTACGAAGTTTGGGTTGGAATACagcttgttttaaaaattctgattattTCATTGCCATATgattttttgactttatttttaatttttcttaaaaaatgtttttggagtatagttgattttacaatgctgtgtttgtttcaggtgtacaacaaagtgattcagttatacgtatattCATTCTGTTTCAGACCTTCCCcccatataagttattacagaatactgagtggagttccctgtgctatacctaggtccttcttggttatctattttatatatagtagtgtatgcatgttaatcccaagctcctgatcaCCACGTTTCCCTTTTcttaaccatgtttgtttttgatatatatgtctgtttctgttttgtaagttcatgtgtatcatttcttaaaaattgtattatacatatgatatttatctttctctgtctgacttaaacTTCATTTACTATGATAAAGTCCAGGTCCAGTCTGATGATTTCTTTGGCCTATGCGCGTATTCCCCCAGAGACCACGAGGTGGAGCTAATGAGTCAAGTGACTAGTCTATGCTTTTAGGTTGCCCACTTAGGGTGCCTTTCAAAACCTAAAAAAGAGATTTTCTAGAAGGTTGATTTGAGGGAAAGAAAGTCCTCCTTCCTAAACAAAAGTGACTATAGGCTTGAGGGCCTGATTTCTTGAAAATGTGAAGAATTAGGAATGTATCAATGTATATAATgatctcaaatatttttaaatttagaaaaatataaaaatcaaaactcTGAGATTCCCAGTTAGGGCTGACTGGATACATATTGAAACTT is part of the Bubalus kerabau isolate K-KA32 ecotype Philippines breed swamp buffalo chromosome 4, PCC_UOA_SB_1v2, whole genome shotgun sequence genome and harbors:
- the SNX30 gene encoding sorting nexin-30 isoform X3, whose protein sequence is MSGGPPKALPSTGPQSLRDMPHPLAGSSSEEAVGGDSTPSPDLLTARSFGDKDLILPNGGTPAGTASPASSSSLLNRLQLDDDMDGETRDLFVTVDDPKKHVCTMETYITYRITTKSTRVEFDLPEYSVRRRYQDFDWLRNKLEESQPTHLIPPLPEKFVVKGVVDRFSEEFVETRRKALDKFLKRITDHPVLSFNEHFNVFLTAKDLNAHKKQGIALLTRVGESVKHVAGGYKLRNRPLEFAAIGEYLDTFALKLGTIDRIAQRIIKEEIEYLVELREYGPVYSTWSALEGELAEPLEGVSACIGNCSTALEELTDDMTEDFLPVLREYILYSDSMKVYNKVIQLYVYSFCFRPSPHISYYRILSGVPCAIPRSFLVIYFIYSSVCMLIPSS
- the SNX30 gene encoding sorting nexin-30 isoform X7; this translates as MDGETRDLFVTVDDPKKHVCTMETYITYRITTKSTRVEFDLPEYSVRRRYQDFDWLRNKLEESQPTHLIPPLPEKFVVKGVVDRFSEEFVETRRKALDKFLKRITDHPVLSFNEHFNVFLTAKDLNAHKKQGIALLTRVGESVKHVAGGYKLRNRPLEFAAIGEYLDTFALKLGTIDRIAQRIIKEEIEYLVELREYGPVYSTWSALEGELAEPLEGVSACIGNCSTALEELTDDMTEDFLPVLREYILYSDSMKSVLKKRDQVQAEYEAKLEAVALKKEERPKVPADVEKCQDRMECFNADLKADMERWQNNKRQDFRQLLMGMADKNIQYYEKCLMAWESIIPLLQEKQEAK
- the SNX30 gene encoding sorting nexin-30 isoform X6, translating into MSGGPPKALPSTGPQSLRDMPHPLAGSSSEEAVGGDSTPSPDLLTARSFGDKDLILPNGGTPAGTASPASSSSLLNRLQLDDDMDGETRDLFVTVDDPKKHVCTMETYITYRITTKSTRVEFDLPEYSVRRRYQDFDWLRNKLEESQPTHLIPPLPEKFVVKGVVDRFSEEFVETRRKALDKFLKRITDHPVLSFNEHFNVFLTAKDLNAHKKQGIALLTRVGESVKHVAGGYKLRNRPLEFAAIGEYLDTFALKLGTIDRIAQRIIKEEIEYLVELREYGPVYSTWSALEGELAEPLEGVSACIGNCSTALEELTDDMTEDFLPVLREYILYSDSMKDLMLKNFPDPGSLRDSC